A stretch of Arachis hypogaea cultivar Tifrunner chromosome 15, arahy.Tifrunner.gnm2.J5K5, whole genome shotgun sequence DNA encodes these proteins:
- the LOC112747709 gene encoding protein MID1-COMPLEMENTING ACTIVITY 1 — MASPWDHMGEIANVAQLTGLDAVRLIGLIVKAASTARMHKKNCRQFAQHLKLIGNLLEQLKISELKRYPETREPLEQLEDALRRSYILVNSCQDRSYLYLLAMGWNIVYQFRKAQNEIDRYLRLVPLITLVDNARVRERLEVIEKDQREYTLDVEDEKVQTVILKPDPDKDDAAMLKKTLSCSYPNCSFTEALKKENEKLRLELQRSQANLDMNQCQVIQRLLDVTEIAAHTLPEKTDKVHKKEEYNYNDVDNDNDHSSSEKYQVKSDPLSTSRSAVCQKDLLSNGGSYQQEDWHTDLLGCCSEPSLCMKTFFYPCGTFSKIATVAKGRPISSGDACSELMAYSLVLSCCCYTCCVRRKLRKMLNITGGFIDDFLSHLMCCCCALVQEWREVEIRGVSDREKTKTSPPPSQYMES; from the exons ATGGCGTCTCCTTGGGATCATATGGGGGAAATTGCAAATGTGGCTCAGTTAACTGGTCTAGATGCAGTGCGTTTGATTGGGTTGATTGTGAAAGCGGCGAGCACGGCGAGGATGCATAAGAAAAACTGCAGGCAATTTGCACAGCATCTCAAGTTGATTGGGAACTTGTTGGAGCAGCTGAAGATCTCGGAGCTGAAGAGGTACCCTGAGACAAGGGAGCCATTGGAGCAGCTTGAGGATGCTCTCAGAAGGTCATATATATTGGTGAATAGTTGTCAGGACAGGAGCTACCTCTACTTGCTGGCCATGGGATGGAACATTGTTTATCAGTTCAGGAAGGCACAAAACGAGATTGACAGATACTTGCGGCTCGTTCCGCTCATCACTCTTGTTGACAATGCTCGAGTCAGG GAGAGACTTGAAGTTATTGAAAAGGATCAACGTGAGTACACACTGGATGTTGAGGATGAAAAGGTGCAGACAGTTATTTTAAAACCAGATCCTGACAAAGATGATGCTGCAATGCTGAAGAAAACACTTTCTTGTTCATATCCCAACTGTTCATTCACCGAAGcacttaaaaaagaaaatgaaaagcttaGACTAGAGCTACAACGTTCACAAGCAAATCTTGATATGAATCAATGTCAAGTCATTCAACGGTTGTTAGATGTCACAGAAATTGCAGCTCATACTCTTCCAGAGAAGACTGACAAGGTTCATAAGAAGGAGGAATACAACTATAATGATGTAGATAATGACAACGACCATTCATCTAGTGAAAAATACCAAGTTAAAAGTGACCCACTTTCCACATCAAG ATCAGCAGTTTGCCAAAAGGATCTGCTGTCAAATGGAGGTTCATATCAGCAGGAAGACTGGCATACTGATTTACTTGGCTGTTGTTCTGAACCTTCTCTTT GTATGAAGACATTTTTCTATCCTTGTGGAACATTTTCAAAGATTGCCACTGTTGCAAAAGGCAGGCCCATAT CTTCTGGAGATGCATGTAGTGAATTGATGGCATATTCATTGGTTTTGTCTTGCTGTTGTTATACCTGCTGCGTAAGGAGGAAGCTTCGGAAGATGTTGAACATCACC GGAGGCTTTATTGATGATTTTCTATCTCATTTGATGTGTTGCTGCTGTGCCCTTGTGCAAGAATGGAGAGAAGTGGAGATCCGCGGAGTTAGTG ATCGCGAGAAGACCAAAACAAGCCCTCCACCTTCCCAGTACATGGAATCTTAG
- the LOC112747708 gene encoding SKP1-like protein 1B, with product MSSTRKITLKSSDGEAFEVDEAVALESQTIKHMIEDDCADSGIPLPNVTSKILAKVIEYCKKHVEAANAEERPNEEDLKTWDADFVKVDQATLFDLILAANYLNIKSLLDLTCQTVADMIKGKTPEEIRKTFNIKNDFTPEEEEEVRRENQWAFE from the exons ATGTCGTCGACGAGGAAGATCACCCTCAAGAGCTCGGACGGAGAGGCGTTCGAGGTGGACGAGGCGGTGGCGCTGGAATCGCAGACGATCAAGCACATGATCGAGGACGATTGCGCCGACAGCGGCATCCCTCTCCCCAACGTCACCAGCAAGATCCTTGCGAAGGTCATCGAGTACTGCAAGAAGCACGTCGAGGCTGCGAACGCCGAAGAGAGGCCCAACGAGGAAGACCTCAAGACCTGGGACGCAGATTTCGTCAAGGTTGACCAGGCCACCCTCTTCGATCTCATCCTG GCTGCGAACTACTTGAACATCAAGAGCCTTCTGGACCTCACATGCCAAACTGTGGCAGACATGATCAAGGGGAAGACTCCCGAGGAAATTCGTAAGACCTTCAACATCAAGAATGATTTCACTccggaggaagaggaggaagttCGTCGGGAAAACCAATGGGCATTTGAATGA